The sequence TCATTACCATCGTCATCTATGGCTGTCACGGCATAATAGTAGGTGTTGCCGTTGATGACATTTCTGTCCACATATTCAGTGCTTGCCGCGGAACCGATATAGAAATATTCATCGTCATTGACACTGCGGTACACCCGATATCCGGCCAGGTCCGATTCCCGCACCGGCAACCAGAACAGGTAAACCGCTTCATCGCCGGTAATGGAATAAACACCTTGCGGAACCGCCGGGGTGTAATCGATATAAACATACTCGGTCGTATTCTCTTCGCAGCCGTACAGGGCAAATCCCGCAATCAGAGTCACCATCGTCAGAATTACCTTTTTCATATCTCAATCTCCTTGCTCAATACCTTTTTTCACTCTTTACCAACACAAGAGCCGTGCCAAAAAATGCAATATATTATCTGACAACAAGATAGCAGGCACCCGAAAACTCAGGATTCTCCCGCCCGCACAAAAAATGTTCAGCAGCCCCTACGAATGCACTGATTTTAATTCTCTGAGGATAGCCCGTACTCTTTGATTTTGAGCCTGAGGGTATTCCGATGAATCCCCAGAATGTCCGCCGATTTCCCTATATTCCATTCCATCCGGTCAAGGACTTTCTTGATTTGCGCTTTTTCCAGGTCAGCCAGCCTTTCTGAGACAGGCAGGGCGGCATCAGGTCCACCTGAAATTCCCGGCAATTCCTTCAGGGTAATCAAATCGCCGCGCAAAAGAACCACCGCCCGCTCAATGACATTCTGGAGCTCGCGTACATTCCCAGGCCAATCATATTTTACCAGAGCGGCCGCCGCTTCCGGCTGGAGCCCTTTCACTATTTTCCCCAGTTTGGTCGAAAAGTCGGCGATGAATTTCTCCGCCAGCCTCAGAATGTCGCCGCTGCGCTCGCTTAAATTCGGCAGATGAATTGTAATTACATTTAATCGATAATAGAGGTCTTCGCGGAATTTTCCTTCTTTCACCAGCTGGGGAATATTTTTATTGGATGCCGCAATTATTCGCACCTCCAGCGGGACCTCATCTTCTCCCCCCAGTCTTTCAATCGCCTTGCTTTCCAGCACCCGGAGAAGTTTCGCCTGCATTCCCAGCGGCATATCCCCAATCTCATCCAGGAAAATTGTCCCTCTATCGGCAAGCTCAAATTTTCCCATTTTCCGCTTTTCCGCGCCGGTAAATGCTCCCCGTTCATGTCCGAATAATTCTGATTCCAGAAGCGTTTCCGGTATCGCGGCGCAGTTTACCGCCACGAAGCGGTTGTTCTTTCGAGGCGACAACGAATGAATCGCT comes from Candidatus Zixiibacteriota bacterium and encodes:
- a CDS encoding sigma-54 dependent transcriptional regulator, whose amino-acid sequence is MTRNKILLVDDEAAQREMLAGYLEKNGFKVRQASSGEEALKIYSSFFAPLAVVDMKMSGMSGIELIGKLRELNPFLQIIVLTAFGSVETAVEAMKAGAFHYQTKPVELEELLLNLTKAEEQHRLILEHNLLNETVKERFGSGEIIGESPAIKKVLELLNLAAPGDTTVLITGASGTGKELAARAIHSLSPRKNNRFVAVNCAAIPETLLESELFGHERGAFTGAEKRKMGKFELADRGTIFLDEIGDMPLGMQAKLLRVLESKAIERLGGEDEVPLEVRIIAASNKNIPQLVKEGKFREDLYYRLNVITIHLPNLSERSGDILRLAEKFIADFSTKLGKIVKGLQPEAAAALVKYDWPGNVRELQNVIERAVVLLRGDLITLKELPGISGGPDAALPVSERLADLEKAQIKKVLDRMEWNIGKSADILGIHRNTLRLKIKEYGLSSEN